One genomic segment of bacterium includes these proteins:
- a CDS encoding SDR family NAD(P)-dependent oxidoreductase: MTIKDTTVLVTGANRGIGRALVEEALRRGAARVYAAARHPVAHPDQRVTPLALDVTDAEQIDEAAASIDSLDLLINNAGVQPFDDLSDLAAIEQTLDVNLFGTYRVSQAFLPSLTRSQGAIVTNVSLAALAPVPFAPAYSISKAAAFSLTQSLRLLLARQGVTVHSVLTGPTDTEMTRDLDIPTASPESVARAIFDGIENGEEDIFPDPLSQAMAEGWRGGVAKQFERQNAALVPAGAATS; encoded by the coding sequence ATGACCATCAAGGACACGACAGTGCTGGTGACCGGGGCCAACCGCGGCATCGGCCGGGCGCTGGTCGAGGAGGCCCTGCGGCGAGGCGCGGCACGGGTATATGCCGCGGCACGCCACCCGGTCGCTCACCCCGATCAGCGCGTCACCCCGCTGGCTCTGGACGTAACCGACGCGGAGCAGATCGACGAGGCGGCCGCGAGCATCGACTCGCTCGATCTCCTGATCAACAACGCCGGCGTCCAGCCCTTTGACGACCTGAGCGATCTCGCCGCAATCGAGCAGACCCTGGACGTCAACCTGTTCGGCACCTACCGCGTGAGCCAGGCTTTCCTGCCGTCGCTGACTCGCTCTCAGGGAGCGATCGTTACCAACGTGTCGCTGGCGGCCCTCGCTCCCGTGCCGTTCGCGCCGGCCTACTCGATCTCGAAGGCGGCCGCGTTCTCTCTGACGCAGTCGCTGCGCTTGCTGCTGGCACGACAGGGCGTGACCGTGCACAGCGTCCTCACCGGCCCCACCGACACCGAGATGACCCGAGATCTCGACATTCCCACGGCCTCGCCGGAGTCCGTGGCGCGAGCCATCTTCGACGGCATCGAGAACGGAGAGGAGGACATCTTCCCCGATCCGCTGTCACAGGCCATGGCCGAGGGGTGGCGCGGCGGCGTCGCCAAGCAGTTCGAACGGCAGAACGCGGCGCTCGTGCCGGCCGGGGCCGCCACTTCGTGA